From Anaerolineales bacterium, the proteins below share one genomic window:
- the atpA gene encoding F0F1 ATP synthase subunit alpha — translation MSDLARDLSASLRQQIEEYAPRVEFKDIGTVLAAGDGIATVSGLAGVGANELVEFENGVLGIAFNLGVESVGVIILGDYSRIEAGKTVTGTGRIASVPVGDGLVGRVVNALGEPIDGKGAVPSSRFRPIERIAPGVVRRHDVDTPVQTGIIAIDSMIPIGRGQRELIIGDRQTGKTALAVDTIINQKGKDLICIYVAVGLKRAAIARTVAAFERVGAMDHTVVVAAAADEPAALQYIAPYAGCAIGEEFAEAGRDALVIYDDLSKHAWAYRQVSLLLRRPPAREAYPGDVFYLHSRLLERAVRIADRYLIVSKDLQGEAPTEASLDGRVYDGPLAQHDADAALAARSDSDRLRVAKQAGSGGSLTALPIIETLLGDVSAYIPTNVISITDGQIYLESDLFYAGIRPAVNVGLSVSRVGGSAQLKAMRQVAGRLRLDMAAFREVAAFAQFGSDLDKATQAQLARGQRLQEVLKQPQYQPMSLEHQVLSLFAVTNGYADAVPVTRIKTWQAAMLRHFDTTVPELGRDLVERRQITEETEAGLRSVLEAFNRTWP, via the coding sequence ATGTCGGACCTGGCCAGAGATCTCTCAGCCTCACTCCGCCAACAGATCGAAGAATACGCCCCCAGGGTTGAGTTCAAGGACATTGGAACGGTTCTGGCGGCCGGCGATGGGATCGCGACGGTCTCAGGCCTGGCGGGTGTCGGGGCCAACGAACTGGTTGAGTTCGAGAACGGCGTGCTGGGAATTGCCTTCAACCTGGGCGTCGAGTCGGTGGGCGTGATCATCCTGGGGGACTACAGCCGGATCGAAGCCGGGAAGACGGTCACCGGCACCGGCCGGATTGCGTCCGTCCCAGTAGGCGACGGCCTGGTGGGGCGGGTCGTCAACGCCCTGGGGGAGCCGATCGACGGCAAGGGAGCTGTGCCGAGCAGCCGCTTCCGGCCGATCGAGCGCATTGCCCCAGGCGTGGTGCGCCGCCACGATGTTGATACTCCGGTGCAGACCGGGATCATCGCCATCGACTCGATGATCCCGATCGGCCGAGGGCAGCGCGAGCTGATCATCGGCGACCGGCAGACCGGCAAGACGGCACTGGCCGTCGACACCATCATCAACCAGAAGGGCAAGGACCTGATCTGCATCTATGTCGCCGTCGGGCTGAAGCGGGCGGCGATTGCGCGTACGGTGGCGGCGTTCGAACGCGTCGGAGCGATGGACCACACTGTGGTTGTGGCGGCTGCCGCCGATGAGCCGGCTGCTCTGCAGTACATCGCACCCTACGCCGGCTGCGCCATCGGAGAGGAATTCGCCGAAGCCGGGCGCGATGCCCTGGTCATCTATGACGACCTTTCGAAACATGCTTGGGCCTATCGCCAGGTGTCGCTGTTGCTGCGGCGCCCGCCGGCGCGTGAGGCTTACCCCGGGGACGTGTTCTACCTGCACAGCCGCCTGCTCGAGCGCGCCGTGCGGATTGCCGACCGCTACCTGATCGTGTCGAAGGACCTTCAAGGCGAGGCCCCCACCGAAGCCAGCCTCGACGGCCGGGTCTACGATGGTCCGCTAGCGCAGCACGATGCAGACGCCGCCCTGGCGGCGCGCTCCGACTCCGACCGCCTGCGCGTGGCAAAGCAAGCCGGATCGGGGGGCTCGCTGACAGCCCTGCCGATCATCGAGACGTTGCTGGGCGATGTCTCGGCCTATATCCCGACCAACGTGATCTCGATCACCGATGGCCAAATATACCTGGAGAGCGACCTGTTCTACGCCGGAATCCGCCCGGCCGTGAATGTCGGGCTTTCCGTATCGCGCGTCGGTGGGTCGGCCCAGCTGAAGGCGATGCGTCAGGTGGCCGGCCGCCTGCGGCTTGACATGGCCGCCTTCCGCGAGGTGGCGGCCTTTGCCCAGTTCGGTTCCGACCTGGACAAGGCCACCCAGGCGCAGTTGGCGCGCGGCCAACGCCTGCAGGAGGTCCTCAAGCAGCCGCAGTACCAGCCGATGTCCCTGGAGCATCAGGTGCTCTCGCTGTTCGCGGTGACCAACGGGTACGCCGACGCGGTGCCCGTCACTCGCATCAAGACCTGGCAGGCCGCCATGCTGCGGCACTTCGACACCACCGTCCCGGAGCTCGGGCGCGACCTGGTCGAGAGGCGTCAGATCACTGAGGAAACGGAAGCCGGGCTTCGGTCAGTGCTCGAGGCCTTCAACCGGACCTGGCCCTAG